The genomic DNA GGCCGGTGGCACCGGCGATAGCCAGATCGAGCTTGGCCGGCTGGCCGTGAAACCCCGCATCGAGCGGGCCGGCATGAAAGCCATGGCCGTCGAAAGTCGCCGGACCGCTCACCTTGTCGAGCTTGAGATTCCAGTCCGCCGCATTGACGTCGATATCCTTGAGCTGCGCATTGCCATCGAGCGTGAAATCCTTGGCATCTTTCACCGGCAGGACGAGGTGAAAACCGAACGTGCCGCCGCCGGTCAGATTCAGCTTGGACAGCACATCGGCCTGCCGACTGCCGATCGGACTGTTGCGCACGAAGTCGATCATGTTCGGACCGCTGCCCGAACCGCTGACGGTCAGGTCCAACGTGGTATTGGCAAAGTCGGGAATCGACGCAACCGCCTTGTCGACTTTGTTGCCCAGCGATTGCCCTGCACTGGCTTCGACCGACATGCCGTTGTTGATGAAGTTGGCGACGGCCACAACGCCATCGGCGCGCGGCCAGTTCTTGCCATACTCGAACACCAGGTTGCTGATCTGCGCACGCGCCTCGAAGCGACCTTCGTTATGGCGGAACGGCCAGTCGCGCAGATCGCCGCGCACCAGCACCGCTCCGGTATCCACCTGACCGTCGACCAGCGCGCGATCGAGCCATTCGACTGCCGCCGGCGACATCGAGTCGATCGGCCAGAACAACTTGGCCGCCTCGACACTCGCATGGTTCACCGAAGCGTAAAGATCGAGGAAGGGGCGCCCGCCGGCATCGGGCAAGGCCGCCTGGCCCCGCGCCTGGCCGCTGAATCCCTGACCTTCGAAATCGAGCTGCTCGGTGCCGATATGGAAGGCATCGTCTTCATGCCAGAACGCGATCTCACCGGCCAGATTGGCCATCACGAAGGGCTTGCGAAACGTGTGCGGGAAATTGATCGTGCTGGCCTGGGCGGGCAGGGTCAGCGACATGGCCTCTTCGTCGCCACGGAATTCGCCGGACAGCGTGCTCAAGCCGGGCAGCTTGCCGACCGGGTCGATCCCCAGGCCGTCGAAGCGTACGTCCAGATAGGTCAGCCCCTGGCTGCGGCTGAAGCGCATGCCGGCGCTGACCACCGTGCCACGCGGCTTGCCTTGCCCCAGCCATTGGGCGAGTGCCGGCGAGGTATGCGGCTTGAGCGCCAGCCAGGGCAGCAGCGGGGCCAGTTGCAGATTGCTGGCGGCAGCATCGATGCGTGCCTGGTCGGTATCGATCTGATGGGTTTGCAGCGCCAGCGCACCACCGTCATCGCTCAGCCAGCGCACGTCGAAACCGTCCTCAATGCGTTTGAGCTCGACCAGCCCATGCAGGGCCGCCGCGCTGGCCTGGCCGCCATCGGGCGACGTGACGCCGAGACTATCCAGATCGAAGCGGGTCAGGTTGCGCACTATCCGCCCGCGGCTCCAGTCCAGCCAGCTGGCAAAGGTCCCATGACCGTCATTGACCTGATAGCCGCCCAGATCGATGCCGGACAACATGTCGTGCAGATTGATATTGACCCCGGTCAGCCACAGCCTGCCCTGCGCGCCGTCCTCGCGAAAATTGCCCGCACCGCGCAACTGCCCCGTCGTGCCTTCACGATGCAACAGCAAGCCAATCCGGATGCGTCCGCTCTGGCGGGTCAGGCGCACCTGATCGGCGATCAGTGCGTAATGCTTGCCCATGCGGTTGTCGGTGATATCCAGACGCAGATCGTCCAGCCACAAGCCCACCGACAAGCGCCCCAGCGACAGGCTCTGACGATCCTGGCCGCCGCTGACACCCACGCCGTTGAAGTGCCAGGTTCCGTCCGGATCGCAGGCCAGGTCCAGTTGCAGACCGCGCGCGCGCAGGTTGACCAGATGCCGCGAAGGCAACAGCCAGCCGCCAAAATCCAGCTTCAGTTCGGTCTCCGGAATATGCAGCGGCATGCCACCGCCCTCGCCCGGCCCGATAGTGACATCGCGCATCAGGAAAGACGGGCCCGACCCCTGCCAGTGCCCATCCATCGAGGCGAAACTGACCGGGCGATGCAGTTGCGCGCTCAGCTGCGCAGCCACCCATTGGGGGTTTCTTGCCAACAGGGGCAGCAGCAATTGCGTCAAGGCGACGATCACCGCAAGGGTGATCACCGCGATACCGGCGATCCAGCCGAGTGCACGCGCAGCGCGGTGCAGTCCCTTTTGCAACGAGCGCTTCATGCGGCCGGAGCGAGGAACGGGTAACGGGGGCGCAAGGGCGAACTCGCGCCGATCGCGCGAAAACCACGTCCGGCCGGACGGGGGTTACAACAAGACCACATCGAACTGTTCCTGGGAATAATGCTCTTCGGCCTGAAAGCGTATGCTTTTTGAGATGAACTCTTCCAATTCGGCCACCGCGGCGGACTCCTCCTCCAGGATCCGGCCGACGACCTTGGGACTGGCCATCACCAGCAGCTTTTCCGCATTGAACTGGCGCACCGCCCGCGTGATTTCGCGAAAAATTTCGTAGATCACCGTTTCGGCGGTTTTTACGGTGCCACGCCCGCCGCAGGCCGGGCACGGCTCGCACAACTGACGCTCCAGGCTTTCGGTCGTGCGCTTGCGGGTCATCTCGACCAGGCCCAATGCCGACATCGGATAGACGGTGGTCTTGGCGTGGTCGCGGGCCAGGCCCTTTTCCAGCATGCGCAGCACCTGGCGGCGATGCTCCTCATCGGTCATATCGATAAAGTCGATGATGATGATGCCGCCGAGATTACGCAGCCGCAGCTGGCGCGACGCCGCCTGCGCCGCCTCCAGGTTGGTGCGATAGACCGTCTCCTCCAGGTTGCGGGTGCCCAGGTACCCGCCGGTGTTGACGTCGATCGTGGTCATCGCCTCGGTCTGGTCGACGATCAGGTAGCCGCCGGATTTGAGCGGCACCTCTTTCTTCATGGCGCGCTGGATTTCGTCCTCGACACCGTACAGGTCGAAGATCGGCCGTTCGCCAGCATAGTGTTCGATGCGGTCGTCCAGGCTCGGCATGAACTTGTGCACGAACTTGACCACCTTCTCGTAGGTTTCGCGCGAGTCGACGCGCACCTTTTCGATATCGTCGGTAAGCATGTCACGCAGACTGCGCAGCGGCAGCGAAAGTTCTTCGTAGACGCGCTCGCCCACCTTGGCCTTGGCGATGTTTTCCTGCACCACACGCCAGACCTTGCCAAGGTAAGTCACGTCGAAAGCCAGCGACTCGGCCGACTGGCCTTCGGCATTGGTGCGCACGATGTAACCGAGCGGGTTTTCGCCGGTCAGCGAGGTCATCACTTCTTTCAGGCGCTGACGCTCGGGCTCGTCCTCAATGCGGGTAGAGATGCCCATCGTGCGCGCGTGCGGCAGCAGCACCAGATAGCGTGACGGGATCGACAGGTGCGTGGACAGCCGCGCACCCTTGCTGCCGATCGGGTCCTTGACCACCTGCACGACGATTTCCTGCCCTTCGTGGACCAGCTCGCTGATCGACGGGACATGCCCGTTACCGTTGCCGTTGCCATTACCGTTCACCAGCGGCTCGGCACCTTCGGCCGCGGGCAGTGGCGGGCGCACGATATCCGAGGCGTGCAGGAACGCCGCGCGCTCCAGCCCGATCTCCACGAATACCGCCTGCATGCCGGGCATCACCCGCTGCACGCGGCCCTTATAGACATTCCCCACGTAGCCACGCTTGGACGCGCGCTCGACATGCACTTCCTGCAGCATGCCGTTCTCGACGACTCCCACGCGCGTCTCGCGCGGCGTCACGTTAATCAGGATTTCTTCGCTCACCGCATCCTCCCATGAGCAGCCTTTATAGCGGTTGCGCAATCGGGCTGTCGATGCAGGCGTCAAAGCCCGCCAGTCGCACCAGACGCCCCGGCGTCCGACCCGGATGGGGTTGCCCCGGAACCGCCCGGAGCGGCCTCAGCATGCACGTCATGCAGGCTGGCACGCAGGTGCGGCAAGTAATCGGGAAAGCCGTTCTGGACGTAGGCCACCAGGCCCTCGCGAATACGACAGCGCAGATCCCAGGCTCTCCCGGAATCGGCCGCACTGACCAGGGCGCGTAGCTGAACTGCGCGGTCGGAGGCATCGACCAGTTGCAGCATGCATACCCGCCGATCCCATTCGGGCGCGGCTTCGCACAAACGGCGCAATTCGGTGCGCAGAGGATCGAGCGGCATGCGGTAGTCCACCCATAGAAATACTGTACCGGTCAGTCGAGCAGTAGTGCGGGTCCAGTTCTCGAAAGGATTTTCGATGAAGTAGTTCAGCGGCACCACGAGGCGACGTTCGTCCCAGATGCGTACCACGACATAGGTCCCGCTGATCTCCTCGATCCGCCCCCACTCGTTCTGGATGATCACCACGTCGTCGAGACGAATGGGCTGAGTCAGGGCGATCTGCACGCCGGCGATCAGATTGCTTAATACCGGCTTGGCCGCAAAGCCGATCGCGATGCCGGCGACGCCTGCCGAAGCCAACAAGCCGGCACCGAACTGACGCACCATCGGGATGGTCATGAAAATCGCCGCCAGGCCGATCAACACAACCATGGCGACAGCGATCCGCCCCAGCACGCGGACCTGGGTCACCACCCGTCGCGCGCGCAGGTTGTCTTCCTGATCGACGGGATAAAGCCGCATCGCCGCCAGCTGAGCCGCACCAATGCAACGCACCGCCAACCAGGTAAGTACTGCGATCAACAAGACCAGCAACAGATGATTGATTGCATCGAGCCAGCGAAACTGATCGATGTCGGGCGTCACGCGCAAGGCGGTGGTCAACATCAACAATGGCATCAACCATTCCATCGGAGGATTGGCATGACCCACCAGGTCGGCGGTGAATGGGCGATGCTTGGCCAACCGATGCAGGAAGACGAACGCCAGGCTGCGCAGCACGAACGCCACAAACAGCGCAGCGGCGACGGTCAGACCCAACCGCCCCCAGGGATGGCTATTCCAGAATGCGATGAAATCAGTATTCATGCCGCCCAGGTATCGCCCAAACCGGCCATCACCCTGCCGCACGCCATGTTCATGCGATGTGGGCAGAATATGAACGCATGCCCATACCCTCTACCCAACCCACGCTTTCACACGTTCTTCCGGATGTGTTGCAGGAAGGACTTTCGCTTGTGTTCTGTGGCACCGCCGCGGGGAAACGGTCGGCCGAGGAAAAGGCGTACTACGCGCATCCAGGCAATCGTTTCTGGCCCACCCTGCATGAGATCGGCTTGACGCCACGACGGCTGCAACCGGGCGAATTTCCGCTGCTACTGACCTTCGGTATCGGATTGACCGATGTCGCCAAGCTGCATTTCGGCAACGACAACGAGCTGCCGCGCGATGCTTTCGATGTCGCCGGCCTGGTCGAAAAAATCGAGCGCTGGCAACCGCGCATGCTGGCGTTCACCAGCAAGGCCGCCGCACGTGCAGCGCTTGGCCATGGCCCCGGCTATGGACTGTGCGAACAGCGCATCGGTGACACGCGGCTCTTTGTGTTGCCTTCGCCCTCGGGACAGGCTCGCGGGCACTGGGATATCGGGCCTTGGCGCGAGCTTGCGAAACTGCAATGGTCCTGATCAATCGATCGGCGTATGCCGGAACGTGCTTACATCGCGTTCCCGCACCGGCAACGCACGGTTCGACCACGACGTGCGGATATAGGTCACCACAGCGGCCACATCCGCATCATTGAGCTGTTGCGCAAACGGCGGCATCGAATACGGTCGCGGGTTGCCTTGCGTGGCCGGCGGGAAACCACCCAGCAGCACGACGCGCGTCGCATTGATGCCGGTCGGTTCGTTCACGGATGAATTGCCATCGAGCGGCGGATACACGCCATCCACGCCCTTGCCGTCCTTGCCGTGGCAATCGGCGCATTGTTTCTCGTAGACACCCTTGCCTCGATCGGCCAGCGCCTTGGTGTCGTACGGCAGCTCGACCGGTTTCATCGTCGGCCGCGGCGGCAACGAACGCAGATACTCGGCGATCGAACGCAGGTCATCGTCCTGCATGTGTTGCGTGCTTCGCGCGACCACTTCGGCCATCGGTCCGAACGCCGTGCCACGCGATGACTTGCCGGTCTTGAGCAGGTCGACGATGTCCTGCTCGCTCCATCCCTGCAAGCCACCGTTGGCCTGCGTGCTCAAGTCGGGCGCGTACCAGTTCTGCTCGGGAATCTGGCCACCCGAAAGTGCTGCGTCGTCGCGTGCACCGCCCAGCGAATCGCGCGCGATATGGCATTCGTTGCAATGTCCCAGGCCCTGCACCAGATACGCACCGCGATTCCACGACGCAGGCTTCGACGGCTCGACCTGATACTCGCCTTCCTTGAAATACAACGCGCGCCAAGCTTTCAGACTGTTGCGCACGTTGTACGGAAAACTCAGGCCCAACGGGCTCGCCGGATTGTTCGTTGCCGGCAGTGACTGGAGATAAGCAAAGATTGCCAGCGCATCGTCGCGATGCACCTTCGTATACGAGGTATAGGAAAACACCGGGTACAGCAGCTCGCCGTGACGGCCCTTGCCGCTATGCAGAGCCTGCCAGAAATCCTCGAAGCTCCAGTCGCCAAGACCGGTGGCGCGATCGGGCGTGATATTGGGCGCAGTGATGCTGCCAAAGGGTGTCGCCAGCACGCGCCCGCCCGCATAGGCGATGCCGCCTTGCGTCGTGTGGCAGGCCGCGCAATCGCCGACAGTCGCCAGGTACTGGCCCTTGGCAATCAAGGCAGGATCCTTCAGCGTGGTCGCATCGATCTTGCTTGCTTCACGCGGCACGGACTGCGAATTGCCGTGGAAAAGCACCCAGCCCGCGGCGAGCACGACCAGCACCACGACCGACAGGATGATGCGTGCAATGATTTTCATGCGCCACTCCCATGGGCTTCGAGCACACCGCAACGCAAAGGCGGCTTGATCGAACCGGGCGCTTGCGCGTGCATATCCGCCGGCAACTCACGCGTCGCCAGATACGCGGACACCGCGCTGATATCGGCGTCGCTCAATCGATTGGCGATCTCGGCCATGCAATCGGGCGCCGCCATCGCGCGCGTCTTTGTGCGCCAGGAGCCGAGCTGTGAACTGAGGTAGTCGTACGGCAGGCCAACCAGTCCCGGGATATCCGGCTGCACGCCGGTAAGCTGGCTGCCATGGCACGCGCTGCATGCGGGTACCTGACGCGCGGGATCACCCTGCGTCACCAACGTCTCGCCACGCTTCATGACATCGGCCGATACGCGCGGCACCGGCGACGGACTATAGGGCACCTGCTGCGCGGCAAAGTACTGCGCGATTTCCTGCATGTACTCGGGGCTCAGGAAACGGGTGGTGTATTCCATCGGTGCGTACTTGCGCAGCCCGTCCTTGAAATCCTGCAATTGCCGCGCGAGATAACCCGCCGGCTTGCCTGCCAGCCGCGGAAAAAAACCGGTATCAGGCGAGCCTTCGCCATGCACGCCATGGCAGGCGGTGCACGCGGCGATGCGCTGCTGCAAGGTATCGGGTATCGCGGGAGCCGCATCGTCGGCTGCGCGTAGCGACGCACCTGAGCCACCCAACCAGAGAGCCATGACGGCCAGGATGGCCAGCCCATGGGCGAATCGCGGATGCCGAGCAGCTGTCGTGATCATGCGGCGGATTATAGGCTCGGTCGCAAGCCAATCCGTGGCTGCGGCGGCATGTCGCTTGTCGCGACTGTCTGGCATGTCGGCAGTGGAGCGGTTGAACCGAACCCTCCGTATCAAGCACTTACTCTGTGCTGCAGGCCAGCAAGGCCGCTCTTGCCCGCCTGCTAAGCTCCGTCGTCGCGACATCGTGCCGCATATTAGGGGAGACTTTCAGTGATTCGTTCGTCGCTAGTCCTTGGCCTGTTGGCCGCCGGCTGCTTGAGCACCGGTAGTGTATTGGCCGCCGAAACAGCCGCGCCCGCGGACGTCTGGGCATCCATCGATCAACTGCAGCAACGCATGGACAGCGGCGCACTCACCAGCCAGGCCCTGGTGCAGCAATTCAAGGAACGTGTGGCGCGCATCGATCAATCCGGACCGTTGCTGCGCTCGATCATCGAGCTCAATCCCGACGCCGCGAAACAGGCCGCGCAACTCGACAAGAAACGCGCCGGCAACAAGAAGCGTGGCCCGCTCTACGGCATCCCTGTGTTGCTCAAGGACAATATCGACACGGCCGGTCCGATGCTGACGACCGCCGGTTCGTTGGCGCTAGCCGATCATCCCGCCAAGCGTGACGCCGGTCTGGTCGAGCGCCTGCACAAGCAGGGTGCGCTGGTGTTCGGCAAGGCCAATCTCAGCGAGTGGGCGAACATGCGCTCCAACCACGCCAGCAGCGGCTGGAGCGCGCGCGGTGGTCAGGCACGCAATCCGTACGTACTGGACCGCAACCCTTGTGGCTCCAGTGCGGGGTCCGCGGCCGCGGTTGCCGCCGGTCTGGTGACCGTTGCCGTGGGTAGCGAGACCGATGGTTCGATCATCTGCCCCGCTGCCAGCAATGGTCTGGTCGGCCTCAAGCCGACGCTGGGGCTGGTCAGCCGCAGTGGCATCATCCCGATCAGTCACAACCAGGACACCGCCGGCCCGATCGCCCGCACTGTCGCCGATGCCGCCGCCCTGCTCTCGGTGATTGCCGGTAGCGACAAGCGCGATCCGGCCACGGCCGAAGCGGACAAGCACGCGACCGACTACACCAAATATCTCGACCCGAATGGCCTCAAGGGCAAGCGTATCGGCGTGGTGCGCGCACTGGCCGGCGCCGAGCCCAATGCCGATCGCGCGCTGGAGCAGGCGATCGCCTTGATGAAAGCACAGGGTGCGATCATCGTCGATCCGGTCGAGCTACCGCATTTGAAGGAACTGGGCGAGCCGGAAATGACCGTGCTGCTGTATGACCTCAAGCACGACATGAACGCCTATCTCGCCACGCGTTCGAACCTGAAGATGAAGACGCTGGCTGACCTGATCGCGTTCAACAAGCGCGAAGCCGATCGCGAAATGCCCTATTTCGGCCAGGAGCTGTTCGAACAGGCGCAGGCGAAAGGACCACTCACCGATGCGGCCTATATAGATGCGCTTGCGAAGGCCAAGCGGCTTTCCGGTCCCGAAGGTATCGACGCCGCGCTGAAAGCCAATCAATTGGACGCGCTGCTGTCGCCGTCCTGGGGGCCAGCCTTCGTTACCGATCCGGTGCTGGGTGACCACATCGTCAGTGGTGACCCGACTGTCGGTGGCGCATCGCAGCCGGCGGCGGTAGCGGGCTATCCGTCGATTACCGTGCCGGGCAACTATGCCCACGACCTGCCGGTCGGCATCGTGTTTTTCGGTGCGAAATGGAGCGAGCCGACCTTGATCTCGATCGCCTATGGCTTCGAGCAGCACAATATGCCGTTCCAGCAGCCGAAGTTTCTCGATACGGTGGGTGGTAAGCCGCAGGTGAACGACTAACGGTCTTCAATCTTTGTAGGAGCGACTTCAGTCGCGACAAGCCATGACGTAACGGTGGCGTTGCGACTGAAAGGGCCCTCGAATAACTTCTCCTACTCGTCATTCCGGCGCAGGCCGGAACCCAGTGACCTTGCGATCGGTTGTCGCGAGGGTCTGCAAAAATCAGCTCTATCGCGAAAACCGAAAACTGATGCCACTGGGTCCCGGCCTGCGCCGGGATGACGATCATTGGAACTGAGGTTTTTCGAGGTACCCTGAGGTCGCTCCTACAAAATTTAGGCGGCCTTTCGTATAGATATGCCCGGAAATTGCCCCAAATGGGACGAGTCAGCGCCACCTCGGTGCTGGCACACTCGTCGCACTCTCTACTGGGGAACGCTATGAACGCTCGAATCGCCTTGGGCATCGCGGCCCTGTTTACGTGCGCGACGGTGCAAGCGTCCAAGCCCGCCAAACCGGACATCTATAACCAAAGCGCATGGTCACAGCCGCAAAAGCCCTTCCGCATTTACGGCAACACCTACTACGTCGGAACCAAAGGGCTCAGCGCCATCCTGATCACTTCAACGGAGGGCGCGATTCTGATCGACGGCACGCTGCCGAAGAATGCGCCGATGATCGAAGCAAACATCCGCACATTGGGATTCAAGCTCAAGGACATCAAGCTGATTCTCAACTCGCATGCGCACCCCGACCATGCAGGAGCGATCGCGGCGATCGCACGCGATAGCGGCGCACAGGTGGCTGCCAGCGCGAAAGGCGCCAAGGCTCTCATGCTTGGCGGTGACGACCCGGACGATCCGCAACATGGCGAGGCGGCACCGTATCCCAAGGTCGCGAACGTGCGAAGCGTGGGGGACAATGAAATCGTGCACATCGGCCCGCTCGCCGTGCAGGCGCATTACACGCCGGGACATACGCCGGGCAGTACGACATGGACATGGTCGTCCTGCGAGAACAAGCGCTGCCTGTCGATCGTCTTCGCGGACAGCATCAGCTTGTTGAGCAATGACACCTATCGCTACAACGATCCGGCGCATCCGGAACGACTGGACGATTACCGCGAAGGTCTGAAGACGATCGCTTCGCTGCCATGCGACATCCTGGTCGTTCCGCATCCCGATGCCATCGACTTTCTATCGCGTGCCGCGCAGCGCAAACCGGGGCAAAACGACGATCCGCTGATCGATGCGCAGGCGTGCAAGGCGTATGCGGCCAAGGGCCAGGATAATCTGGAAAAGCGTATCGCCAAGGAAGCTGCGGAAAAGCCTGCGCACTAACGTGCGCAGGCAACAGGTCAACCCATGCCGCCCGATTTGCGCACGATGAGCATCGCCAATTCCAGCGACTGCTCGTAATTGAGACGCGGATCGACCATCGACTTGTAAGCGCGATCGAGATCCGTCTCGGACAGATCGCGCGCACCGCCCATGCACTCGGTGACATCCTCGCCGGTCAGCTCCAGATGCACACCACCCAGGCGTGTGCCGGCAGCGGCATGAATATCGAACGCCTGATCGAGCTCGCCACGGATATTGTCGAAGCGACGTGTCTTGTAGCCATTGGAGGTGCTTTCGGTATTGCCGTGCATGGGATCGGCAACCCAAAGCACACGGCGACCGGCACGCTTCACCGCCTCAAGCAGCGACGGTAAGGCCTGGGCGATCTGTGCATTGCCCATGCGGTGGATCAGGGTCAGCCTGCCCGCCTCGTCTTCTGGATTGAGTACGTCGATCAAACGCAGCAGATCGTCCGGCTTGACCGACGGACCGACCTTGACGGCAATCGGGTTGCGAATGCCACGGAAGTATTCGGTGTGCGCGCCATCGAGCGCGGCGGTACGCATGCCGATCCAGGGGAAGTGGGTCGACAGATTGAACCAGCCGGTATGCCGCGGTACCTGGCGCGTCAATGCCTGCTCGTAGTGCAACAGCAATGCTTCGTGCGAGGTGAAGAAATCCACGCGACTGAAACCAGCGATCGGGCCGGCCAAGGTTTCCATGAAGCGTAGCGAGTCGCCAATGCCGGCGACCATGCGGCGGTATTCGGCAGCGAGCGGCGAATGCTCGACCCAGGCCAGATCCCAGTACTCCGGGTGATGCAGATCGGCGAAACCGCCATCAATGAGTGCGCGAACGAAATTCATCGTCAGCGCCGAATGCGCATGCGCCTGGATCAGACGCTGCGGATCGGCGCGGCGCGCTTCGGCGGTGAATTCCGGCGCATTGACCAGATCGCCGCGAAAACTCGGCAAGGTCACACCATCGCGCGTTTCCATATCCGTCGAGCGCGGCTTGGCATATTGCCCCGCAAAGCGTCCGACGCGCAGTACCGGCTTCTTCAAGCCGTGCACCAGCACCAGGCTCATCTGCAGCAGCACTTTCAGACGATTGGAAATGATCGGGCTGGTGCAGTCAGCGAAACTTTCCGCGCAATCACCACCCTGCAAGAGGAAACGACTCCCTTCCTGCGCCTCGGCCAAGGCCTGCTTCAAGGCCAGCACTTCCCACGATGTCACCAGCGGCGGCAAAGTCGCAAGCTGCCCCGTGCATTGCGCCAATTCCAACGCATCCTCGTAAAGCGGCTGCTGCAAGGCGACACGCTGTTGCCAGCTATCGGGCGCCCAGTTGGCGGCTTCATGATGGGAAATGGGGAGCGTATTCATAGCGCGAACCATGGGATTTCTTCCTTCAAACACGTCGTTTACGCAACGTCGCGACCACAATCAGGACGATCAAAACGACATACCACAGCGTGGTCCATGCCGGCATGGGCAGCCCGAGAATCGGCTCGATTTTCGCGCACTCGCCCGAGCCCGTGAACACCATATCGAGCACTTTGTGAAAGGGGAACGTGCTCATCATGTAGGCCAGATTAGGGCCGCAGGAGGGGATCTCGTCTGCAGGCAATGTCTGCAACCACAAATGCCGCCCTGCCACCGCCAAACCCGCCAGGCCACCGATGATGGCGCCCGTCGTGAACACCCAACGCGCACCGCCGCGCGGCGCAAAAATACCGCCCAGCAGGAAAAACACCGCCATCACCATGAAGCCGATGCGCTGGAAGATGCACAGCGGGCACGGCTCCATATGCAACACATGCTCCGCGTACAGCGCAAAACTCAGCAAGGCGACGCAAATCAGGAGCCCGACAAAGCAGACAGTGCGGTACGACCAGCGAAATGGGTTCATGGGTGAGGACCAGGAAAGATGATGTTGCGAGGCAGCAACCTTAGCTTTTTTGGGCTGTGGTGGCTATGTGAATGCTCCGAATATGGAACGCTGGTTCGACGCTGAGTTCCGTGAGGAAGCAACGTTTGCTATCCGATGCTTATGTCTCGCCGGCATGGCGGATTCAAGGATCCCGCGAGCACCCAGCCCCCTCACCCCAACCCTCTCCCCCGGCGCAGCCAGGGGAGTGGGGGCAGGCTGCGCAACTGCTAAACACTGAGGTTGCCTCAGTCGGCTCCGTCTCCCCTGGCTGCGCCGGGGGAGAGGGTTGGGGTGAGGGGGCGCTTTAAGCCCTCAACGTATTGCTCGACAAGCACACAAACAAAAACCCCGGCCAAAGCCGGGGTTTTCATCAAATCAGATGCAACTAACGCTTACTCAGCGTCAACTGCCTCGACCTGCGGGCGATCAACCAGTTCGACGTAGGCCATCGGCGCATTGTCGCCAGCGCGGAAGCCGCACTTGAGGATGCGCAGGTAGCCGCCGGGACGCTCGCGGTAACGCGGGCCCAGCTCGACGAACAACTTGCCCACAGCCTGCTTGTCGCGCAGACGCGAGAAAGCGAGACGGCGGTTGGCAACACCATCGGTCTTGGCGAGCGTGATGAGCGGCTCGGCGACGCGACGAAGTTCTTTCGCCTTCGGGAGGGTGGTGCGGATAAGCTCGTGCTTGATCAGCGACGAAGCCATATTCTTGAACATGGCTTCGCGATGGCTGCTCGTGCGATTGAGCTTGCGACCGGATTTCTGGTGGCGCATGGCGATTACTCTCTAGTCTGTTGTTATGAAAAGCCGGTCACTATGAGCCGACTTCCCGCGGTTACCCGCTATTCAAGGCTCTAAAAACGCCTTGTTATAAGAGCACGGCCTCTATGAGCCGTGTTGATCATCTGGCACCAAGGCCAGTCGTGCAAAGTCGAGGGCGACCGCATCCGGTCGCCCTCGAATTCATCAGCCCAGCTGCATACCGTGCGACAAGCCCGGCGGCGGCCAGTTTTCAAGCTTCATGCCGAGTGCGAGACCACGCCCGCCCAGGACATCCTTGATTTCGGTCAGCGACTTCTTACCCAGGTTCGGGGTCTTCAGCAGCTCAACTTCGGTCTTCTGCACCAGGTCGCCGATGTAGTAGATGCTCTCGGCCTTGAGGCAGTTGGCCGAACGCACCGTCAGCTCCAGGTCGTCGATCGGGCGGAGCAGCAGCGGATCGAACCCGCCCTTCTCTGCCTTATCGGTCGCGCTTTCGCGACGCGAGAAGTCGCCGAACACCGACAGCTGGTCGTTGAG from Dyella sp. GSA-30 includes the following:
- the bla gene encoding subclass B3 metallo-beta-lactamase, which gives rise to MNARIALGIAALFTCATVQASKPAKPDIYNQSAWSQPQKPFRIYGNTYYVGTKGLSAILITSTEGAILIDGTLPKNAPMIEANIRTLGFKLKDIKLILNSHAHPDHAGAIAAIARDSGAQVAASAKGAKALMLGGDDPDDPQHGEAAPYPKVANVRSVGDNEIVHIGPLAVQAHYTPGHTPGSTTWTWSSCENKRCLSIVFADSISLLSNDTYRYNDPAHPERLDDYREGLKTIASLPCDILVVPHPDAIDFLSRAAQRKPGQNDDPLIDAQACKAYAAKGQDNLEKRIAKEAAEKPAH
- a CDS encoding disulfide bond formation protein B is translated as MNPFRWSYRTVCFVGLLICVALLSFALYAEHVLHMEPCPLCIFQRIGFMVMAVFFLLGGIFAPRGGARWVFTTGAIIGGLAGLAVAGRHLWLQTLPADEIPSCGPNLAYMMSTFPFHKVLDMVFTGSGECAKIEPILGLPMPAWTTLWYVVLIVLIVVATLRKRRV
- the rplQ gene encoding 50S ribosomal protein L17; its protein translation is MRHQKSGRKLNRTSSHREAMFKNMASSLIKHELIRTTLPKAKELRRVAEPLITLAKTDGVANRRLAFSRLRDKQAVGKLFVELGPRYRERPGGYLRILKCGFRAGDNAPMAYVELVDRPQVEAVDAE
- a CDS encoding 3-deoxy-7-phosphoheptulonate synthase class II: MNTLPISHHEAANWAPDSWQQRVALQQPLYEDALELAQCTGQLATLPPLVTSWEVLALKQALAEAQEGSRFLLQGGDCAESFADCTSPIISNRLKVLLQMSLVLVHGLKKPVLRVGRFAGQYAKPRSTDMETRDGVTLPSFRGDLVNAPEFTAEARRADPQRLIQAHAHSALTMNFVRALIDGGFADLHHPEYWDLAWVEHSPLAAEYRRMVAGIGDSLRFMETLAGPIAGFSRVDFFTSHEALLLHYEQALTRQVPRHTGWFNLSTHFPWIGMRTAALDGAHTEYFRGIRNPIAVKVGPSVKPDDLLRLIDVLNPEDEAGRLTLIHRMGNAQIAQALPSLLEAVKRAGRRVLWVADPMHGNTESTSNGYKTRRFDNIRGELDQAFDIHAAAGTRLGGVHLELTGEDVTECMGGARDLSETDLDRAYKSMVDPRLNYEQSLELAMLIVRKSGGMG